From the Exiguobacterium aurantiacum genome, one window contains:
- a CDS encoding aspartate-semialdehyde dehydrogenase, with amino-acid sequence MYNVAVVGATGAVGQKMIEVLTEYEFPINELLLYASARSAGKTVNVNGTDVVIRELSDAIYADPIDIALFSAGGSLSEQYAPRLSEQGVIVIDNSSAFRMQADIPLIVPEVNRVELSPDKTLIANPNCSTIQAVVALAPLAEVYGLTRVAYTSYQAVSGSGQKGIEDLERGARGEEPKNYPYPIYDNVLPHIDVFLENGYTKEEQKMIEETRKILNAPNLGVTATCVRVPVRNSHAVSITVTLDRDATLAEVKAVLADAPGVVLMDNPGELVYPTPLDANGTDDVYVGRVRVDESQPNTFHLWCVADNVRKGAAANAVQIAQCMIGQTATK; translated from the coding sequence ATGTATAACGTAGCCGTCGTCGGCGCGACCGGAGCCGTCGGTCAAAAGATGATCGAAGTATTGACCGAATATGAGTTTCCAATCAACGAATTATTGCTTTACGCCTCGGCCCGTTCAGCTGGGAAGACCGTGAACGTGAATGGCACGGACGTCGTCATCCGGGAGCTGTCGGACGCAATTTATGCCGACCCGATTGACATCGCGCTTTTCTCGGCCGGTGGCAGCCTCAGTGAACAATATGCACCCCGTCTGAGTGAACAAGGGGTCATCGTCATCGACAACTCGAGCGCATTCCGGATGCAGGCGGACATCCCGCTCATCGTTCCGGAAGTGAACCGAGTCGAACTGAGCCCGGACAAGACGCTGATCGCCAACCCGAACTGCTCGACGATTCAAGCGGTCGTCGCGCTCGCACCGCTCGCGGAAGTATACGGGTTGACACGTGTCGCCTATACGTCGTATCAAGCCGTGTCCGGCTCGGGCCAAAAAGGGATCGAGGACTTGGAACGCGGAGCACGCGGCGAAGAGCCGAAGAACTATCCGTATCCGATTTACGATAACGTCTTGCCACACATCGATGTGTTCCTAGAGAACGGTTATACGAAAGAAGAGCAGAAGATGATCGAAGAGACGCGCAAGATTTTGAACGCGCCGAACCTCGGGGTGACGGCGACATGTGTCCGTGTGCCGGTCCGTAACAGCCACGCCGTCTCGATTACGGTCACGCTCGACCGCGATGCGACGCTTGCCGAAGTGAAAGCCGTGCTCGCGGACGCGCCGGGTGTCGTCTTGATGGACAACCCGGGGGAACTCGTCTATCCGACACCGCTCGATGCGAACGGGACAGACGACGTGTATGTCGGTCGCGTCCGTGTCGACGAGTCACAACCGAACACGTTCCATCTCTGGTGCGTCGCTGATAACGTTCGAAAAGGCGCGGCTGCGAACGCCGTTCAAATCGCTCAATGCATGATTGGGCAGACCGCTACGAAATAA
- a CDS encoding aspartate kinase → MTTVLKFGGSSVATIEQIQAISEYLQTRAAAGEKLVVVVSAMGKTTDSLLSLAKQITERPMIRELDRLLAVGEEQTISLLSIALNSRGVAAISLTGQQAGIDTMGIHTKSKIKAIRKEVLEEKLRTYDVVIVAGFQGVNELGDVTTLGRGGSDTTAVALAAVLSKRCEIYTDVAGVYTADPRIHKTARRLDTVSYDEMMEMSALGSKVMEMRSVELAKKFDVNIFVGKTLASEGGTWIMDMTQAMEQKAVTSVSVVKNVLSVSIKHIPHSVAGVADIFEKLSQRHVNIDMISQTAFDGEVFLSFTCPLDEEAFLEEALAELTETFPQIKIDRHTEHAKISVVGIGMRDATGVASELFATFRESGIPFYQVTTSEISISYTINEQDVEAAVAAIAERFHL, encoded by the coding sequence ATGACAACCGTATTGAAATTCGGAGGCAGCTCCGTTGCCACAATTGAACAAATCCAGGCTATTTCCGAATATTTACAGACTCGGGCTGCGGCCGGCGAGAAACTCGTCGTCGTCGTCTCGGCGATGGGAAAAACGACCGATTCACTCTTATCGCTCGCCAAACAAATCACGGAACGACCGATGATTCGTGAACTCGACCGCTTGCTCGCGGTAGGTGAAGAGCAGACGATCAGTCTCCTCAGCATCGCCTTGAACTCTCGGGGCGTCGCCGCCATCTCGCTCACCGGTCAACAAGCCGGGATCGACACGATGGGCATTCACACGAAAAGTAAAATCAAAGCGATTCGCAAAGAAGTACTTGAAGAAAAACTTCGGACGTATGACGTCGTCATCGTCGCCGGCTTCCAAGGTGTCAATGAGCTTGGGGACGTGACGACGCTCGGGCGGGGCGGGTCAGATACGACCGCCGTTGCCTTGGCCGCCGTCCTCAGCAAACGTTGCGAGATTTATACGGACGTCGCCGGAGTCTATACGGCTGACCCGCGCATCCATAAGACGGCACGCCGATTAGATACCGTCTCGTATGACGAGATGATGGAGATGAGCGCGCTCGGGTCGAAAGTGATGGAGATGCGAAGCGTAGAGCTCGCGAAAAAATTTGATGTGAACATCTTTGTAGGAAAGACGCTTGCGAGCGAAGGAGGAACATGGATCATGGATATGACACAGGCGATGGAACAAAAAGCGGTGACGAGCGTGAGCGTCGTGAAGAACGTGCTCAGTGTCTCGATCAAACATATTCCACATTCGGTGGCAGGAGTCGCTGATATTTTCGAGAAGTTGTCACAGCGTCATGTCAACATCGACATGATCAGTCAGACGGCGTTCGATGGGGAAGTGTTCTTATCGTTCACCTGTCCGCTCGATGAAGAGGCGTTCCTCGAAGAGGCACTCGCGGAATTGACCGAGACGTTCCCGCAAATCAAAATCGACCGTCATACCGAGCATGCGAAAATCTCGGTCGTCGGGATCGGTATGCGCGACGCGACGGGCGTCGCCTCCGAATTGTTCGCCACGTTCCGTGAGAGCGGGATCCCATTTTATCAAGTCACGACATCCGAGATCAGCATCTCGTACACGATCAATGAACAAGACGTTGAGGCGGCGGTCGCAGCCATCGCCGAACGTTTCCATTTATAA
- a CDS encoding GNAT family N-acetyltransferase, whose protein sequence is MLKIEHGTEAELIEQARVVRATVFIHEQGIAPELEYDELDPDCIHFVGTVEGEPVTTARLRPIGDRVGKVERVATLATARGNGYAKEIMLAIESVARTNELRELKLGAQLTALPFYERIGYEAYGDEFLDADIPHRMMHKAW, encoded by the coding sequence ATGTTGAAAATTGAACACGGCACAGAAGCCGAACTGATTGAACAGGCACGGGTCGTGCGAGCGACGGTGTTTATTCACGAACAAGGCATCGCCCCCGAACTCGAGTATGACGAGCTCGACCCAGACTGCATCCATTTCGTCGGGACGGTGGAAGGTGAGCCGGTGACGACGGCGCGCCTGCGTCCAATCGGCGACAGGGTCGGAAAAGTGGAACGGGTCGCCACGCTCGCGACGGCACGAGGTAACGGATACGCGAAGGAAATCATGCTCGCCATCGAATCCGTCGCCCGGACGAACGAGTTACGAGAACTCAAACTTGGGGCCCAACTGACGGCGCTCCCGTTCTATGAACGAATCGGGTACGAGGCGTACGGCGATGAATTTTTAGATGCCGACATCCCGCACCGGATGATGCACAAGGCGTGGTGA
- a CDS encoding alanyl-tRNA editing protein produces the protein MNPWQFETTVTDTRTDARGAWVALETTLFYAEGGGQPPDAGTLAGAPVLDIQRVDDVVWHLVEQELERGALVTGIVNDAVRRDHSIQHTAQHVLTALLEDEYGIQTLSFGIGSEESSLEIETDVFDWNQIESLERDVQRIVFENRPVSTYELSSEEVEHTRLRKATDRTGTIRIVAIDGLDYNACGGTHVEATGQLGIVHVTSMKKVRGNVRLTYVAGLRALTAVHSFRTALRTIHQTLSTTNETVAARVIEERNLRLERDKEVKALEARVAKAKVAAFLQEDNYVITHIGKTEAETLTTTIVERIAATGRIAVGANHTGQKLWLMHDGTHDIAIGKFLKRTLDDLGIGRGGGSHKQAQARFESVIDLERATAEIVKRLQEGMVSC, from the coding sequence ATGAATCCATGGCAATTTGAAACGACGGTGACCGATACCCGCACTGATGCGCGCGGGGCGTGGGTCGCGCTTGAAACTACACTGTTTTATGCGGAAGGCGGAGGCCAACCACCTGACGCCGGCACACTTGCCGGAGCGCCCGTGCTCGACATCCAGCGGGTCGATGACGTCGTCTGGCACTTAGTCGAACAGGAACTCGAGCGTGGGGCGCTTGTGACCGGCATCGTCAACGACGCTGTCCGACGCGACCATTCGATTCAACACACGGCCCAGCACGTGTTGACGGCTTTGTTAGAGGACGAGTACGGTATTCAGACGCTCAGTTTTGGGATTGGGTCTGAGGAATCGTCGCTTGAGATCGAGACGGACGTGTTCGATTGGAATCAAATCGAATCGTTAGAACGGGACGTGCAACGAATCGTTTTTGAAAATCGCCCCGTCTCCACATATGAACTGTCGTCCGAAGAAGTCGAACACACTCGCTTACGAAAAGCGACCGACCGTACCGGTACGATTCGAATCGTCGCCATCGACGGCCTCGATTACAATGCGTGCGGCGGGACACACGTGGAGGCGACGGGTCAACTCGGAATCGTCCACGTGACCTCGATGAAGAAAGTCCGCGGCAACGTCCGCTTGACATATGTCGCTGGTCTTCGGGCCTTGACCGCTGTCCATTCGTTCCGGACCGCGCTACGGACGATCCATCAAACGTTGTCGACGACGAACGAGACGGTCGCCGCCCGTGTCATCGAGGAACGGAATCTTCGTCTTGAACGGGACAAGGAAGTGAAGGCGCTCGAGGCCCGCGTCGCGAAAGCGAAAGTCGCTGCCTTTTTGCAAGAAGACAATTACGTCATCACCCACATCGGCAAGACGGAAGCGGAGACGCTGACGACGACGATCGTCGAACGAATCGCCGCGACCGGACGAATCGCCGTCGGAGCCAATCATACGGGTCAGAAGCTATGGCTCATGCACGACGGGACGCATGACATCGCCATCGGCAAGTTTTTAAAACGGACGCTCGACGACCTCGGCATCGGTCGCGGCGGCGGCAGTCATAAACAAGCCCAAGCCCGCTTCGAATCGGTCATTGACTTGGAGCGCGCGACGGCAGAAATCGTGAAACGGCTTCAGGAAGGAATGGTATCATGTTGA
- a CDS encoding GntR family transcriptional regulator, with protein sequence MLQIDKQSPLPIYYQIEAYLKQQIDAGILQPGESIPSEREYSERYNVSRMTVRQAITNLVNAGYLSRQKGRGTFVANKKITMALSGLTSFSEEIKHRGMRPFSRLLSFQTIPAPAKIAQKLSVALDTPVYEMRRLRLADEQVLALETAYIPVALLPELTETDAVGSIYEFAEQSGLRLKNATQTLEARSAGPEEAKLLTISPNAPVLLIDQRTYLENGDMFEYSRSLFRGDAYSFTVSMDRT encoded by the coding sequence ATGTTACAGATTGATAAACAATCACCGCTACCTATTTATTATCAAATCGAAGCTTATTTAAAGCAACAAATAGATGCCGGCATTCTTCAACCGGGTGAATCAATCCCATCCGAACGAGAGTATTCCGAGCGCTATAACGTCAGTCGGATGACGGTCCGCCAAGCGATCACCAACTTGGTCAACGCCGGTTATTTGAGCCGGCAAAAAGGCCGCGGGACGTTCGTCGCCAATAAGAAAATCACGATGGCCCTGTCCGGGTTGACGAGTTTCTCGGAAGAAATCAAACATCGGGGCATGCGACCGTTCAGTCGCCTGTTATCGTTTCAGACGATCCCGGCCCCGGCGAAAATCGCCCAAAAGTTGAGCGTCGCGCTCGACACGCCCGTCTATGAGATGCGACGCTTACGTCTCGCCGACGAGCAAGTGCTCGCCCTCGAGACGGCGTATATCCCGGTCGCCTTGTTGCCAGAACTGACCGAGACGGATGCCGTCGGTTCGATTTACGAGTTTGCCGAGCAGTCGGGTCTCCGGCTTAAAAATGCGACCCAAACCCTCGAGGCGCGGAGTGCGGGACCTGAGGAAGCGAAGCTGTTGACGATTTCTCCGAACGCCCCTGTCCTTTTGATTGACCAACGGACGTATCTCGAAAACGGGGACATGTTTGAATATAGCCGGTCCTTGTTCCGCGGTGACGCTTACTCGTTCACCGTCTCGATGGATCGAACGTAA
- a CDS encoding LCP family protein, with translation MNSRTQARRRRKGPSAFYKLFSALVLIAVIVGSSMYGTAFYKVHNMLSGTQVTLEDDPTLEPTRFDKEDTESFLVLGTDLSPQKKARGEYGRSDVMIVVILNKKNKQTTMLSIPRDSYVNIDYTGFNIPYGKTGLDQDKITHAYYFGSMDESNPNNGMRVATNTIEDLVGIDIDHVVSLNFQGFVDFIDAVGGVEIDVPFSSEQKSYDASREVVQVEEGLQQLSGEEALAYVRNRYDDPRGDIGRGQRQMEVINAVLDQALGTSLINNYDKVLKAVGDNMQTTLGPNDYMRLIEDVGALNNTVQYQLTGEGARGVDGHFYYFLNEPLLEEVRYRVQQADAGNEVEPMTDTELETYMYDPAGITYEAQ, from the coding sequence ATGAATTCAAGAACTCAGGCTCGTAGACGACGCAAAGGCCCGTCTGCGTTTTATAAGCTGTTCAGCGCCCTTGTATTGATTGCCGTCATCGTTGGCTCAAGCATGTATGGGACAGCGTTTTATAAAGTACATAACATGTTGTCCGGTACGCAAGTGACGCTTGAAGATGATCCGACTCTCGAACCGACGCGATTCGATAAAGAGGATACCGAGAGCTTCCTCGTGCTCGGAACGGACTTGTCCCCGCAAAAGAAAGCGCGTGGTGAATACGGTCGTTCAGACGTCATGATCGTCGTCATCTTGAATAAGAAGAACAAGCAGACGACGATGCTCAGCATCCCGCGTGACTCGTACGTCAATATCGATTACACGGGTTTCAACATCCCGTACGGCAAGACCGGTCTCGATCAAGACAAGATCACGCACGCCTATTACTTCGGATCGATGGATGAATCGAACCCGAACAACGGGATGCGGGTAGCGACAAACACGATTGAAGACTTGGTCGGCATCGACATCGATCATGTCGTCTCGCTCAACTTCCAAGGGTTCGTCGACTTTATCGATGCCGTCGGCGGAGTTGAAATCGATGTCCCGTTCTCGTCGGAACAGAAGAGTTATGACGCTTCCCGTGAAGTCGTCCAAGTCGAAGAAGGATTGCAACAGTTGTCAGGTGAAGAGGCACTCGCTTACGTCCGGAACCGCTATGACGACCCGCGTGGGGACATCGGACGCGGACAGCGCCAGATGGAAGTCATTAACGCCGTCCTCGACCAAGCGCTCGGCACGTCGCTTATCAACAACTACGACAAAGTGTTGAAAGCGGTCGGAGACAACATGCAGACGACGCTCGGTCCGAACGACTATATGCGTTTGATTGAAGACGTCGGTGCCCTCAACAACACGGTCCAATATCAGTTGACCGGTGAAGGGGCCCGAGGTGTCGACGGTCATTTCTATTACTTCTTGAACGAGCCGTTGCTCGAAGAAGTCCGTTATCGTGTCCAACAGGCCGATGCGGGCAATGAAGTCGAGCCGATGACCGATACCGAGCTCGAGACGTATATGTATGACCCAGCCGGCATCACTTATGAAGCCCAATAA
- the nagB gene encoding glucosamine-6-phosphate deaminase — protein MNILVAKTPTDAEAIAYTLITERLAGKREFVLGLATGSTPVGMYEMFKRDALDCSHVTSVNLDEYIGLAPSHPQSYHHFMEEKLFNDVPFKESHLPRGDAADPEAEAKRYEQLVRSIGVDLQLLGIGENGHIAFNEPGTALDAKTHVIELTESTREANRRFFDTIEEVPTHAITMGLDTIMNAREIVLVATGARKAEAVHHMIENVPTIDWPASILQAHPSVTIVLDAEAASGCSDALQARGSEAADRFFSIRA, from the coding sequence ATGAACATACTAGTTGCGAAAACACCGACTGATGCAGAAGCCATCGCGTATACACTCATCACAGAACGATTGGCCGGGAAACGGGAGTTCGTGCTCGGACTGGCGACGGGAAGTACACCGGTCGGGATGTATGAAATGTTCAAACGTGACGCGCTCGACTGCAGTCATGTGACGAGCGTCAATTTAGATGAATATATCGGACTCGCACCGAGTCATCCACAAAGCTATCATCATTTCATGGAAGAGAAGCTATTCAATGACGTGCCGTTCAAAGAGAGCCATCTGCCTCGTGGTGATGCGGCCGACCCGGAAGCGGAAGCGAAGCGCTATGAACAACTCGTCCGGTCGATTGGAGTCGATCTTCAATTGCTTGGCATCGGGGAGAATGGCCACATCGCCTTCAATGAGCCAGGGACGGCGCTGGATGCGAAGACGCACGTGATCGAACTGACCGAGTCGACACGGGAAGCGAATCGTCGTTTCTTTGATACGATTGAGGAAGTACCGACGCATGCCATCACGATGGGGCTCGATACAATCATGAACGCACGGGAAATCGTTCTCGTCGCGACAGGTGCCCGAAAAGCGGAAGCCGTGCATCATATGATCGAGAACGTGCCGACGATTGATTGGCCGGCCTCGATCTTGCAGGCGCATCCAAGTGTCACGATCGTGCTCGATGCCGAAGCGGCTTCAGGATGCAGTGACGCGTTACAGGCACGTGGCAGCGAAGCGGCCGACCGATTCTTTTCAATCCGTGCTTAA
- the nagA gene encoding N-acetylglucosamine-6-phosphate deacetylase, whose amino-acid sequence MVIINAQIVSGDETWERGYIRFDGATIESVGSMDDYRAEDETELDVNGALVTPGMIDVHIHGGYDVDTMDADEDRLRHLAKSMLAEGVTSFFATTITQSPEAISEALHATRAVIEAGDTSLVGIHLEGPFVNVDNAGAQPAEYIIDPDADQFETWQQEAGGHIRLITYAPERPGARELERVMRETGAIGSTGHTNATFAENKEANVKHGTHLYNQMRGLHHREPGTVGYCLLERDVMVEIIPDGIHSRHEMVDFAYRLKGADGLVVITDAMRAKGLPDGRYELGGQPVIVEGGAARLEAGNLAGSVLTMDAAFRNVIAFTGCTVQEAVKMTSANQAREFGLTNKGSIAPGFDADLVIWDDALSVVTTIHQGQVSYSKEDTK is encoded by the coding sequence ATGGTGATCATCAACGCACAGATTGTTTCGGGGGACGAAACGTGGGAACGAGGTTATATCCGGTTCGACGGAGCGACGATTGAAAGCGTCGGTTCGATGGATGACTATAGAGCAGAAGATGAGACGGAGCTTGACGTGAATGGGGCGCTCGTCACACCAGGCATGATCGATGTTCATATTCACGGCGGATACGATGTCGACACGATGGATGCGGATGAAGACCGATTGCGTCATCTCGCCAAGTCGATGCTTGCTGAAGGAGTGACGTCATTCTTTGCGACGACGATCACCCAGTCGCCCGAGGCAATCTCAGAGGCATTGCACGCGACACGCGCCGTTATTGAAGCCGGTGATACATCACTCGTCGGGATTCATTTAGAAGGACCGTTCGTCAACGTCGATAATGCGGGCGCACAGCCGGCCGAATATATTATCGATCCTGATGCGGACCAGTTCGAGACATGGCAACAAGAGGCGGGCGGACATATCCGTCTCATCACGTACGCCCCCGAACGACCAGGGGCACGTGAACTCGAACGGGTGATGCGTGAGACCGGGGCAATCGGATCGACCGGACATACGAATGCCACGTTCGCCGAGAACAAGGAAGCGAACGTCAAGCACGGCACACACTTATACAATCAGATGCGAGGCCTTCATCATCGGGAGCCGGGAACGGTCGGTTATTGTCTATTGGAGCGGGACGTTATGGTCGAAATCATTCCAGACGGGATTCATAGCCGTCACGAGATGGTCGATTTCGCTTATCGCTTAAAAGGGGCGGACGGTCTCGTCGTCATCACGGATGCGATGCGCGCCAAAGGTCTTCCGGATGGCCGCTATGAACTCGGTGGTCAACCGGTCATCGTTGAAGGCGGGGCGGCCCGCCTCGAAGCCGGGAACTTGGCCGGCAGCGTCTTGACGATGGATGCGGCGTTCCGAAACGTGATTGCGTTCACGGGATGCACGGTGCAAGAAGCGGTGAAGATGACGTCGGCGAACCAAGCACGTGAGTTCGGATTGACGAACAAAGGGTCGATTGCGCCGGGCTTCGATGCGGATCTCGTCATTTGGGATGACGCGCTGTCTGTCGTGACAACAATTCATCAAGGGCAGGTCAGCTATTCGAAGGAGGATACGAAATGA
- a CDS encoding MATE family efflux transporter, whose product MYQTHSLNEKIKLFFTIFFPILVTQVSFYLISFFDTVMSGRAGAVDLAGVGVGSSLWMPVYTGLSGILLAVAPIVAQALGARNIQQIQRTLYQGVYLAIGLSVATLILGFWLVPTAVDGMGLSEEGKRIAKGYLLALGFGVLPMFLFNVLRTLMDSLGKTRISMLLILLGLPINVGLNYIFIFGKLGVPAYGGVGAGIASAITYWLLFFMALGFVRNGKPFLEYRFLRSVERLMWPRQKELLKLGTPIGLAIFAEVSIFAAVTLLLSEYGDNIVAAHQAAINFASFVYMLPLSASSALTIVVGYELGAGRLKDAVRYAKIGIVLCLAVSLFSGGLLFWQNERVAAIYTNDAAVVELAAHFMIFAVFFQLSDAVAAPIQGILRGFKDVNVTLVLSLIAYWVIGLPLGYALAEQFGFGPDGYWIGLIAGLAAGAVLLVMRLIHIVKRYEGKPLTNDIS is encoded by the coding sequence ATGTATCAAACACATTCACTTAACGAAAAAATTAAACTGTTCTTCACCATCTTCTTCCCGATTTTGGTGACCCAAGTGTCCTTTTACTTAATCAGCTTTTTTGACACGGTCATGTCAGGCCGCGCTGGTGCCGTCGATTTGGCCGGTGTCGGTGTCGGATCGAGTCTATGGATGCCCGTCTATACGGGGTTGAGCGGGATTTTACTCGCCGTCGCACCAATCGTCGCGCAGGCGCTCGGGGCCCGTAACATCCAACAGATTCAACGAACACTGTATCAAGGTGTATACTTAGCAATCGGACTGAGCGTCGCGACGCTCATCCTCGGGTTCTGGCTCGTCCCGACGGCCGTTGACGGCATGGGGCTGAGCGAAGAAGGTAAACGAATTGCCAAAGGGTATTTGCTCGCACTCGGATTCGGAGTGTTGCCGATGTTCTTGTTCAACGTGTTGCGCACACTCATGGACTCGCTCGGCAAGACACGGATCTCGATGCTGCTTATATTATTAGGGTTACCCATTAATGTCGGGTTAAACTACATCTTCATCTTTGGAAAACTTGGCGTCCCAGCATACGGCGGCGTCGGGGCAGGCATTGCTTCGGCCATCACTTACTGGTTGCTCTTCTTTATGGCACTCGGATTCGTCCGGAACGGGAAGCCGTTCCTCGAGTATCGTTTCCTGCGTTCGGTGGAACGTCTCATGTGGCCGAGACAAAAAGAGTTGCTCAAACTCGGCACGCCGATCGGTCTCGCTATCTTTGCGGAAGTGAGCATCTTCGCGGCGGTGACGTTGCTTTTGAGTGAGTATGGCGATAATATCGTCGCGGCTCACCAAGCGGCCATCAACTTCGCCTCGTTCGTCTATATGCTGCCATTGTCAGCATCGAGCGCGCTCACGATCGTCGTCGGGTACGAACTCGGCGCCGGGCGACTCAAGGACGCGGTACGTTACGCTAAAATCGGGATCGTACTCTGTCTAGCCGTCTCGCTCTTCTCGGGCGGACTGTTGTTCTGGCAAAACGAACGTGTCGCCGCAATCTATACGAATGACGCGGCCGTCGTAGAACTCGCGGCCCATTTCATGATCTTCGCGGTTTTTTTCCAACTGTCGGATGCGGTCGCCGCCCCGATTCAAGGAATCTTACGCGGGTTCAAAGACGTCAACGTGACGCTCGTCCTGTCGCTCATTGCCTATTGGGTGATCGGCCTTCCGCTCGGTTATGCGCTCGCCGAACAGTTCGGTTTCGGACCAGACGGGTACTGGATCGGCCTCATCGCAGGCCTAGCGGCCGGCGCGGTCTTGTTGGTCATGCGTCTTATTCATATCGTCAAACGGTATGAAGGGAAGCCGCTCACAAATGACATCTCGTAA
- a CDS encoding CHAD domain-containing protein, with amino-acid sequence MNQRNAEKLKYELLETWNTFNHYMTEALTFQNSEDIHQARVHLRKLLTFMQLYDTKPSTYRQLKQLMEALGAVRDGDVLLEGLAVETELEQAFADHVEASRAKDRTVLTTRVTEKMTPSLDQQVRRFIGGQLFRAFRKQDAAVFLDKAKVERKRRIDTHHDATKRDDRLHTLHKVRLAVKRERYLNEYLLNYESSASKDHVQKLKRLQTELGDMNDCHQLLLRWTDFTPPTALTDDYEQVVHELQIRLDEAVDAIKL; translated from the coding sequence ATGAATCAACGGAATGCGGAGAAATTAAAATATGAGCTTTTGGAGACGTGGAACACGTTCAATCATTATATGACCGAGGCGCTCACGTTCCAAAACAGCGAAGACATCCACCAAGCGCGGGTCCACCTTCGGAAACTATTGACGTTCATGCAACTGTACGACACGAAACCTTCCACGTATCGGCAGTTGAAGCAATTGATGGAGGCGCTCGGAGCGGTACGTGACGGGGATGTTCTTCTCGAAGGGCTCGCCGTCGAGACCGAGCTCGAGCAGGCTTTCGCCGACCATGTCGAAGCGAGCCGCGCCAAAGACCGCACGGTTTTAACTACACGCGTCACGGAAAAGATGACCCCTTCGCTCGACCAACAAGTTCGTCGCTTCATCGGCGGACAGCTGTTCCGCGCCTTTCGAAAACAAGACGCGGCGGTATTTTTAGATAAAGCTAAAGTTGAGCGTAAGCGTCGCATCGACACCCATCACGATGCGACGAAGCGGGACGACCGGCTGCATACGCTTCATAAAGTCAGGCTTGCTGTGAAACGAGAGCGCTATTTGAATGAGTATTTATTGAACTATGAATCGAGCGCTTCAAAAGATCACGTTCAAAAGCTGAAACGGCTTCAGACCGAACTTGGCGATATGAACGATTGCCATCAACTGTTGTTGCGTTGGACCGACTTCACTCCGCCGACCGCGCTGACCGACGACTATGAGCAAGTCGTACATGAGCTGCAAATTCGGCTCGACGAAGCGGTCGACGCCATCAAGCTTTAG
- the glsA gene encoding glutaminase A, with the protein MNVLEQQLAHLVDECRPYTAQGKVADYIPELAHVQDDLLGVAICLPDGSYIHAGDVHHKFTIQSVSKALALCYVLMEFGEDYVFSKVGMEPTGDAFNSIAKLEETVPSKPLNPMINAGALAVTSMILGDTAELKIYQFRQFLATLLDVPVEEVTYNEKVARSEYETTDLNRALLYFMRHHGIVEGDVDEIIDVYTKQCAIEIDCFDLARIGRILSGNGEDPVTGEELIPRRVVRIVKAIMTTCGMYDASGEFAVRVGLPGKSGVSGAILATGKHELGLSDVGFGIFGPALDSKGNSIAGMKLLELLVERYTSR; encoded by the coding sequence ATGAACGTATTGGAACAACAGTTGGCGCATTTGGTCGACGAGTGTCGTCCGTACACAGCACAAGGAAAAGTCGCCGACTATATTCCTGAGCTCGCGCATGTACAGGATGATTTGCTCGGCGTGGCAATTTGTCTGCCTGATGGTTCATATATTCATGCGGGGGACGTCCATCATAAATTCACAATCCAAAGTGTCTCAAAGGCGTTAGCGCTTTGTTACGTCTTGATGGAGTTTGGAGAGGACTACGTGTTCTCGAAAGTTGGGATGGAGCCGACCGGCGACGCGTTCAACTCGATTGCCAAGCTTGAAGAGACAGTACCGTCGAAGCCGCTCAATCCGATGATTAACGCCGGGGCGCTCGCTGTCACGAGCATGATTTTAGGGGACACGGCGGAACTGAAAATCTATCAGTTCCGTCAGTTTTTAGCGACGCTGCTCGACGTTCCGGTCGAAGAAGTCACGTACAACGAAAAAGTCGCCCGCTCGGAATACGAGACGACCGACTTGAACCGGGCCTTGCTCTATTTCATGCGCCATCATGGGATCGTCGAAGGGGATGTCGATGAGATCATCGATGTGTATACGAAGCAGTGTGCCATCGAGATCGACTGTTTTGATTTGGCCCGCATCGGCCGGATTTTATCCGGCAACGGGGAAGACCCGGTCACGGGCGAAGAGTTGATCCCACGCCGCGTCGTCCGAATCGTCAAAGCGATCATGACGACGTGCGGCATGTACGATGCGTCGGGTGAATTTGCCGTCCGTGTCGGTCTGCCCGGAAAAAGCGGGGTGTCGGGCGCCATTCTCGCGACCGGTAAGCACGAGCTCGGACTGAGCGACGTCGGCTTCGGGATTTTCGGGCCCGCCCTCGACTCGAAAGGTAACTCGATTGCCGGGATGAAACTACTCGAACTGCTCGTTGAGCGCTATACGTCCCGCTAA